GCTCACTCGCAGCTCCTTCGCGGGCCGGGCCGCAGCGCCCGCACCGAACTCCAGAATAGGCCGCGGGGCCCCCGGCCGACCCAGGTTGCCAGGACTCAGTCGGGCTCGCCGCTGAGGAGCCCGCGCAGCCAGTCGCGCGCCTCGATGAAGATCTCGTCGTCGAACTTCGAGTGGTACTCGATCGCGCGCTGGTCGGCGCGGGGGTACGAGCCGAGGAAGATCACGTTGGGGCTGGTGCGCCGGAGGCCCAGCAGGGCGTCGGCGACCCGCTCGTCGCCGATGTGCCCGTCGAGGTCGACGACGAAGCGGTAGCGGCCGAGCTCATCGCCGATCGGCCGGGACTCCAGCAGCGACAGGTTCACGCCCCGCGTCGAGAACTGCTCGAGCATCGCGAGCAGCGATCCGGGCTCGTCGTCGGGCAGCTCGACGATGAGACTCGTCTTGTCGGCCCCGGTCGGCTCCGCGAGCACACGCGAGCGCGACACGAGCACGAAGCGCGTGACGGCCTTCGGATTGTCGCCGATGTCGCGGGCGAGCACGGCGAGGTCGAGGTGCTCGGTGATGCCGGGCGGAGCCACCGCGGCATCCGCCTGGCTGCCCTCGAAGAGGGATGCCGCGGCCTGCACGTTGCTCGTCGCCGGGATGTGGCCGTGGTCGGGCAGCTCGCGCTCGAGCCAGCCCCGCGACTGCGCGTAGGCGACCGGATGCGCATTCACGATGCGCACGTCGGCCAGTGTGGTGCCGGGCCGGGCGACGAGCACGAAGTTCACGGGAACGAGGTACTCGCCGACGATGCGGAGCCCGGGCACGGTCGCGAGCGCGTCCTGCGTGGCCGACACCCCGCCCTCGACCGAGTTCTCGATCGCGATCATCGCGGCGGTCGAACGCCCGCTCGTGACATCCGCCAATGCCTCGCCGACGTTGTTCACCGACCGCCAGTGCTTGCCGGCCGCCTCGGGCACCTGCTTCAGCGCCGCCTCGGTGAAGGTGCCGGCCGGTCCGAGGTAGGAGTACGTCTGCTCGGGCGGCGTGGAGGCGGCATCCGTCATGCACGCAAGCCTAGTGAGCGGGCGGGCGGCAGGCGCTAGCGTCGAAACGGACCGCAATCCCGACGCGAGGGGGCCGGCAGATGACGGCGATCGACGAGCTCCGTGCCACGCCAGTGCGCACGACACCCACCGATGAGGAGCGCCGGGTCGCGCTCCGCGGCATGAAACGGCTCGCGACGAGCCTGCTCCTCGTCGCGGCGGTCGTGTTCGCGGTGTCGTTCGCGCTGCAGGACCAGGTGCCGTGGCTCGCCTACGTGCGCGCGGCGGCCGAGGGCGCGATGGTCGGCGCGCTCGCCGACTGGTTCGCGGTCACGGCGCTGTTCCGCTACCCGCTCGGGCTGCGCATCCCCCACACGGCGATCATCCCGAACCGCAAGGACGAGATCGGCGCCACGCTCGGCGCCTTCGTGGAGGACGAGTTCCTCTCCGACGAGGTGGTCGTGGGCAAGCTGCGCTCGATCGGCATCTCGGCTCGGCTCGGCGAGTGGCTGTCGAGGCCCGAGAACGCCGAGCGGCTCACGGCCGAGGCATCCGTCGCCGCCCGCGGCGTGATGACCCTGCTCGGTGACGACGACGTCGAGGACGTGATCGAGAAGCTCGCGCGCCGCCACCTGTTCGAACCGGAGTGGGGGCCGGCGATCGGGCGCATGGGCGAGCGCCTGGTCGCCGCGAACCAGCAGCGCGCCGCCGTCGACGCCCTGTTCGAGAAGGCCGAGGAGTGGCTCGAAGCCCATCCCGAGTCCATCGGCGGCATCGTCTCCGGACGGATGCCGCGGTGGATGCCCGACTTCGTCGAGAAGTTCGTCGACGAGCGGGCGCACAAGGAGGTGCTCGCGTTCGTGCGCGCGGTGCGGGAGGACCCGGCGCACCCGATGCGCGAGACGATCGACCGCTACCTCGCCGACCTCGCGAACGACCTGCAGCACGACCCGCTCATGATCGGCCGGCTCGAGCAGCTCAAGGTCGACCTCCTCGAGAGCCCGCGCGTGCGCGAGTTCGCGGGCGAGGTGTGGACGAGCGTCAAGGACACCCTCGAGACGGCGCTCGACGATCCCGACAGCGAGCTGCGGCAGGGGTTCCGGTCGGCGGTCGTCGAGGTCGGCATCCGGCTCTCGACCGATGCGG
This DNA window, taken from Agromyces sp. 3263, encodes the following:
- the pheA gene encoding prephenate dehydratase — encoded protein: MTDAASTPPEQTYSYLGPAGTFTEAALKQVPEAAGKHWRSVNNVGEALADVTSGRSTAAMIAIENSVEGGVSATQDALATVPGLRIVGEYLVPVNFVLVARPGTTLADVRIVNAHPVAYAQSRGWLERELPDHGHIPATSNVQAAASLFEGSQADAAVAPPGITEHLDLAVLARDIGDNPKAVTRFVLVSRSRVLAEPTGADKTSLIVELPDDEPGSLLAMLEQFSTRGVNLSLLESRPIGDELGRYRFVVDLDGHIGDERVADALLGLRRTSPNVIFLGSYPRADQRAIEYHSKFDDEIFIEARDWLRGLLSGEPD
- a CDS encoding DUF445 domain-containing protein; this translates as MTAIDELRATPVRTTPTDEERRVALRGMKRLATSLLLVAAVVFAVSFALQDQVPWLAYVRAAAEGAMVGALADWFAVTALFRYPLGLRIPHTAIIPNRKDEIGATLGAFVEDEFLSDEVVVGKLRSIGISARLGEWLSRPENAERLTAEASVAARGVMTLLGDDDVEDVIEKLARRHLFEPEWGPAIGRMGERLVAANQQRAAVDALFEKAEEWLEAHPESIGGIVSGRMPRWMPDFVEKFVDERAHKEVLAFVRAVREDPAHPMRETIDRYLADLANDLQHDPLMIGRLEQLKVDLLESPRVREFAGEVWTSVKDTLETALDDPDSELRQGFRSAVVEVGIRLSTDAELAAKVDEWVTDAAAYVVRNYRHEIAGVITETVERWDPKETTEKLELQVGRDLQFIRINGTVVGALAGLAIYTVATGIRSLM